The following coding sequences are from one Paenibacillus tundrae window:
- the hemB gene encoding porphobilinogen synthase, with product MSFPIVRHRRLRQSVGIRNMVRENQLSVDDFIQPIYVTYGENVKSEIKSMPGVFRFSLDRLQEEVTEIAELGIPAVLLFGIPETKDSVGSSGFAEDGIVQEATRLIKSWYPELLVIADTCLCEFTDHGHCGMVHTFEVDGHTCGDVLNDESLELLVKTAVSQAKAGADIIAPSNMMDGFVQAIRAGLDENGFSHIPIMSYSVKYASAFYGPFREAADSTPQFGDRKSYQMDPANAREALREAETDVFEGADMLMVKPSLSYLDVLRTIRDQFDLPLVAYNVSGEYAMVKAAAIQGWIDEKKVAMEILLSMKRAGADMIITYYGKDASRWLAEKS from the coding sequence ATGAGTTTTCCAATTGTACGACATCGTCGTTTGCGTCAATCTGTAGGGATCCGTAACATGGTCAGAGAGAATCAGCTGAGTGTGGATGATTTTATTCAGCCGATCTATGTGACGTATGGAGAGAATGTGAAATCTGAAATAAAATCAATGCCAGGTGTATTCCGCTTCTCGTTAGATCGTCTTCAAGAAGAAGTGACCGAAATTGCAGAGCTCGGTATTCCAGCTGTGCTGTTGTTTGGTATTCCAGAGACGAAAGATAGTGTTGGTTCGTCTGGTTTTGCCGAAGATGGTATTGTGCAGGAAGCTACGAGATTGATCAAATCCTGGTATCCAGAGCTGCTCGTTATCGCAGATACCTGCCTGTGTGAATTCACAGATCACGGACATTGCGGTATGGTGCACACTTTTGAGGTGGATGGTCATACTTGTGGTGATGTTCTAAATGATGAGTCATTGGAGCTATTGGTGAAGACAGCAGTATCCCAGGCTAAAGCAGGAGCAGACATTATTGCTCCCTCCAACATGATGGATGGATTTGTACAAGCCATTCGAGCTGGACTCGATGAGAATGGCTTTAGCCATATCCCCATCATGTCCTACTCTGTAAAATACGCTTCGGCATTCTATGGCCCTTTCCGCGAAGCAGCTGACTCTACACCGCAGTTTGGGGATCGTAAATCATATCAGATGGATCCGGCCAATGCGCGTGAGGCTCTGCGTGAAGCTGAAACGGATGTGTTTGAGGGTGCGGACATGCTTATGGTGAAACCATCACTTTCTTATTTGGACGTCTTGCGTACGATTAGAGATCAGTTCGATCTGCCTCTTGTAGCTTATAACGTAAGTGGGGAGTACGCTATGGTGAAAGCAGCAGCTATCCAAGGGTGGATTGATGAGAAAAAGGTTGCGATGGAGATCCTGCTTAGTATGAAGCGTGCAGGAGCAGATATGATTATTACCTACTACGGAAAAGATGCTTCTCGCTGGCTGGCAGAGAAATCATGA